The Salvia miltiorrhiza cultivar Shanhuang (shh) chromosome 2, IMPLAD_Smil_shh, whole genome shotgun sequence DNA window TCCATAATAGGTGGCCAAAATGTGGCAGAGTAATCAATCAGAGTGAATAAATCTAACTTGAGGGTCTATTATAAATTCGTTGGACCAAATTTGATCTTTGTCTCGTAGAGCTGTAAATATGACTTAAGTTTGTGTATTGGAATACTTTTTTGAACGTCGTATATGATCTGAATTTGCTGAAAATTAAAAGTGAGatatgattttgattttttatctCGTTTTCTTGGATCGTTAAACTAATAATGGATGTCGTGATTCCATGTATACCACTCGATTGTAGTAATAATTTAAAGGAATATTGAAGTTCATTCATAATGGGTTGCAGCCTTAAGCAGCAATGAAATTTAGAGGTTGTTTTTGTTGACCTCTCTTGTAGCGATAATTACCGTGGAAGTGAGGAATTTTCTTTAGCATCTCACAAGTATTTGATGTTGGAATGTTGTTGTCTACTTCCAGCTTGTGTTCAAAGTACCAACTTCTCATTTAGTTTATAATTCTGACAATGCAATGTGTGCAATGATTTTGTTCACTCTGAGTTTATCTAGTATCGTTTTCATCTTCTTTTTGTTGCATTGTTTAGTACTTAGCAATTTATTTGTTTAGGTGTTTCTGGACATGTCTGCCTCTTTTGTGTCGAGTGGGTCGAGTAATGAAAATTCTAGATCGTCGGACGACCACACAAACTGTGTAAGTGGTGTGATAAGGAATAGGTCCCGGGCCGGGCGTGACATGGTTGTGTTTGACTCCGGGATTGGTGAGAATTTTTCTAGACCGCATGAAGGGAGTATTCCTGCATATAAGCTGGAAGACGGGGGTCCGAAATCCGTTATAACTTTTGACAAGTTGGATGAACTCCGTGCTGCCTATGCTATTCCTTCTTGTGCCAGTCTGGCTGCCCCATCCGATTCAGAAAGGCCAGATTGGTTATATCCAGGATGGACGGTACTGTATGAGTGTTTTCTTCAGATGGGGGCCCGTTTTCCTCTTCCTCGACTTGTGTTCGAGGCTTGTACTCACTACCGCATTGCCCCAGGTCAATTGGTTCCGAATGTGTGGCGCACTCTCATGGCCATTCAGGTTTTTAGCGAGCTGAGGGGGGTTCACTTCAGTTTTTCTGAAGTTTTGCAGGCTTACAGTCTGGAGACGCATATGACTGATAATGTTCGATATCAATTTAAGGCAAACCGTCCGCTTGTGCTATCTCTTCCAGATAGCGCCAAGAAATGGCGTTCTAGATACTTTTTCATATCCAATAACGCCTTAGGGGAGCCGCGTGATTCGATTATTCCACAGGCATGGGAAGCTTGTAGTGAGTGTTACGTGTTGGATGACTTAGAATTTGAGTATTTTTTGTTGTAGCAACAtgctattatttttatgtattcatgacttatatatatatatatatatatatatatatatatttgctttGCAGCTTGTCCAAGGAGGGGGCCTATCGGCTTGGCTTTCGATAGTGCTAGCAAGATCGATTggtttttaggttttagtgAAGAGGATCGCCATTTCTGTAACATTTTGACCGAGGCCAACTTGCGAGTTAGCTCTTTGTGGAGCCACGTGCCCGCGGGTATTGCTTTGCTTGTCAATTTTATTCCGACTTGTCGTTAATACGactaagtgtttttattttgatgCAGATCACAGGATGTCGAAGTCATATGTTCCACCTCTGCTTGGGAAGGGCGCTGCAATGGACGTGATCCGTAGGAATAGGCAGAAGGCTGCTAGCTCGAGTGGTGCGGTTACAGCTGATGTTACTGCAGCACGTGTCCCGAATTCGACCCGTGTTCCGGCTCACAAGAAAAAGCGGTCTGCTGAGGTTGACCTCACTTTGTCCGACCAGGTGGACGATCCCGTCAACCTGTCATTTCCGAACGTATCGGCGCATGCCCAGCTTGGACCTGTTCGAGGGGTGGCCGAACAGCTATTACTCCCACGTGACCGGGATTATTTGAAGGAGATGGGGAGTGGCAGCGTGGCTAGTGAGCTCTTCGATCATGCCTTCTTGGTAAGTATTTTCGAGTATAGATTATTTTGTTGACATGAGAATTTTTCTAACTTGTTGCATTTTCATGTTTGATGTAGAGTTTGCAGAAAGCCGCCTTCCTCATGGAGAGGACTGTTGCTATGGAGGCGGAGCTTAGCGAGTTGAGGGCCGAGCGGGAGAACTGGAAGGGAGAGATGACGGCTGTCAAGAAGACGCGTGATGAGGCCCGTCAGGTTGTCAAGAAGTTGGAGTCTGCCATGTTGGAAGATGCTCGCCGACTGGAGCGGGCTGTAGCGGACTGCAAGGAACTCGAAGCCAAAGTTGTTGCGTTGGAGCAACAAGTACTTTATAAAAGCTGTGAGACAGAGGTTCGAGTTCGGGGCGAGATGGCCTTGGCGTATCTCGAGAATCAGCCCCCCAAGACTTGGGATGTCCAACAATACATCGATGAGTTTAATGAGTGGAAGGCTGGCCAGGAGGAGCAGGAGATGCCGCTTGCAAGCAACTTTGCCGGGATGACCACTGGAGACGACCATCCTTAGACGGGGAAACGACTTCTTGAAGCGGGGAAGAGATATCTTGTTATTTTTCTCGCACTGTTTGAAACTTGACTGTTTGACTAACTGTTCGTATTGGTATGCCTCCAGCTTGAACTTTAGACCATTGGGTCGGTTCAAGCTGTCTATTATATTATGATGTTTTGTTTGTGAACTCTTGGGAAATCAACATTGTTGGCTAGAGTTGAGATTTTCCTTATTCTATGAGATGTGGTTGCCTTACAACTTGTATCACAATTTTGCATGCGAAATTACCTTATTCAAATCATGGCTTCAATACCGTATAGATTGATGCAACATATTGCAGCTTGTATATTTGAGAAAACAACAACATTGGAAGGGGTGAATAGACACAATTTTTCCTTTTGTCTTCATTTCGTTGCACCAGCCTGGACCCAACGTTGAAAAATTTATTGTATTTGGACAAGGCCAGACTggactttgattttatttggttGTCCAAGTTGGAATCGACTGATATTAGCCAACTTGTCATTTGTGTTTGACTTGGGCGAGTTGGGTTCCAACTTGGAGTGTTAGCTAATTATATAGTTTCATGCAGCATGCCGGCTTGGGAGTATTTTTACCAATCAAAATTGTAGAATCGTTGGCTCTGAATTGTCCAAAAATAGTTGAAGTTGAAGCAAGTTGGAATTCATTGGATTTGGGTCGTACTGACTTCTACCAATTGTGGCTAATACAATGTGACGAGTGCACTTAAACGAGACGCTATtctaactttaaaaaatataaatgtttaCGATCTTCTCACTTATCTCGTTGATTGTTCACAAGCTGGGTGGTTCCTTCGACTGGATGACCAGAGACCAAAGGTCTCGAACTCTATGTGGTGATGATTTCTTCTTTATAGATCCAGGTTGACGTCGTCCGTGTAGGCGAGTCATCATTAGCGGCTTGTATCTCGCAAGCTGGGACATGTAGATTTGAGGTTGGTGGCTGCACTCCGGAGAGTTGCCTACATACCTCTTGCGAGGATCAAGCCAAATGTAGTTCTTGGGCCGGACTGAGCTCCGTAGAGCCATGCTCCGTAGAGTTGCCTACATACCCTTTGACGGGATCAAGTCCGATGTAGTTCCGACTTGGCCTGGGTAAAATTGTTAGTAACAGTgtggaaaaaattataaacttaacgaaaaaataaataatcgaATGGAAAGTTTAGAAATGATAAGACCGAAGGTGGATGGCGTTCCAGCTGTTGCTGATGTCGCGCCCATCCTTATCCTGCAGCTTGTAAGCGCCATTGCCGAACACCTTGGTGATCAAGTATGGACCCTCCCATGTTGGACCCAGCTTGCCAGCTCCGATCTCCTTGGTGTTTTGGAATACACGTCGGAGTACCCAATCGCCCAGCTTGAACGTCCGAGTGCGAACATGCCGGTTGTAGTGTCTGGCGACACTCTGCTGGTAGGATGCAAGCCGTAGTCTTGCCGTATCTCTCTTTTCATCCAGTGTGTCGAGCTCGTGGCATATTGCTTGGTCATTTTGGCTGTCTAAGGCGATCTCGGTCCTGGCTGTGGGCACTTTGCTTTCGGTTGGAATGACTGCCTCCATCCCGTATGCTAGTGAGAATGGAGTTTCTCCCGTCGGGGTTCTGGTGGTCGTTCGGTATGACCAAAGCACTCCCGACAGTTCGGCGGCCCATAAGCCTTTGGCTTTTTCGAGCCTTTTCTTCAAGGTGTTGATTATCGTCTTATTGGATGATTCAGCTTGGCCGTTCGCCTGTGGATATCTAGGCGTTGAAAAGCTGAGCTTGATGTTCCAAGATTCGCAGAAGTCTTGGAAGTCGTTGCTGATGAATTGTGAGCCGTTGTCGGTTACAATCTCCTTTGGTATTCCATATCGGCATATCACATTCTTCCATATGAATCCTTTCACCTCTTTATCCCGGACTTTGTGGAATGCTTCGGCTTCTATCCACTTGGTGAAATAATCTGTTACGACCAGCATGTACTCCAGTTGTCCAGGTGCCCTGGGTAGCTTTCCTACGATGTCCATTCCCCACTTCATAAAAGGCCACGGCGACGTGACTGAGATCAATGGTTAGGGTGGAAGGTGAGATAATTGGGCAAACCGCTGGCACTTGTCGCATCGTTTGGCGTAGTCGGCCGAATCTGACTTCATTGTGGGCCAATAGTACCCACTCGTTAAAGCTTTGTGAGCTAGGCTCCTCCCGCCAGAGTGATTCCCGCATTCTCCATCATGTAGTTCGGCTAAGACCATTTCTGCTTCTGCATGgttaatacattttaaatatgGACCAGAATATGATCGTTTGTACAACTTACCTCGGATGATGGAGAATCGGGCAGACTGAGCCTTTACTCGGCGTGCTTCATTTTTGTCATCCGGGAGTATGTTTTGCTCCAGGTATTCTAGTATCGGGGTCATCCAGGTACGTCCGTCTGATATGTttgacacctgttcttcttcttgCTTCCAGACTGCCGGCCATTGAAGGTAGATAACCGGAATGGTTTTGGAGGTGGTAGTCTGGATGGAGGAGCCCAGGTTGGCTAAGGCGTCCGCGTGGCTATTGTCTTCTCTGGGTACctgactgattgtgaattctgcGAAGCCGGACTGCAACTCCTTCACCTTGGTTAGGTAGGCTGTCATCTTGTTGTCCCGAGCTTGATAGGTTCCTTGCATTTGATTTACTACCAGTTGAGAGTCGCTAAAGACGTTGATCTTCTTGGCTCCTAACTCCTTGGCCAAGGCAAGACCGGCTAGCATTGCTTCATACTCGG harbors:
- the LOC131009895 gene encoding uncharacterized protein LOC131009895; amino-acid sequence: MSKSYVPPLLGKGAAMDVIRRNRQKAASSSGAVTADVTAARVPNSTRVPAHKKKRSAEVDLTLSDQVDDPVNLSFPNVSAHAQLGPVRGVAEQLLLPRDRDYLKEMGSGSVASELFDHAFLSLQKAAFLMERTVAMEAELSELRAERENWKGEMTAVKKTRDEARQVVKKLESAMLEDARRLERAVADCKELEAKVVALEQQVLYKSCETEVRVRGEMALAYLENQPPKTWDVQQYIDEFNEWKAGQEEQEMPLASNFAGMTTGDDHP